The region AGGGTTCCGGCGCTCGCCTGGGCGCTGCCCGGCACGAAGACGAGGCCCTGCGCGATCTGCTCGCCGAGGGGGTCGGTCAGGACGACCTCGCGGCTGCCCCCGTTCCCCGCGTTGCGGGTGGTGACGGTCACGGTGGTCTCGGTGCCGGGCCGCACCAGCGCGGGCGTGAAGCTCTTCTGCACCGCCAGCACGGGCGGTGGGCCGACGCGCACGCGGCTGACGTTGTTGGCGTCCTGCTGCCCGCCGCCGCAGCTTGCCACCAGGTTGACGAAGGCGTCGCCACGGGCGCTGTCGGCCGTCTCCACAACCAGCAGGACCCGCGCGGCAGCTCCAGCCTCCAGGGTCAGGGACGCGACCTCGCCCTCTCCCGCGTCGGCCACGCCGTTGCGGTTGGCATCCAGCACCAACCGGGTGGCGGGGGTGTGGGCGCTGCCCGCCTCGGTGCGGGCGGCCAGTGGGAGCGTGAACCGGTCATTGCCACTGTTGACGACCGTATAGCTGAAGGTCGTGCCCTCTCCGGGGAGCAGCGTGGCGCTCTGGCCGGGGGCCTGCACCGTGCCGTCGGGGGACACGCTGACCGCGCACACCGCCTGCACCACCGTGCGAACGATGTTGGACTCGGCGCTCGACTCGCCGCCGGGCGTGACCGGCTCGAAGGTGGCGGTCGCCTGGTTGGTGATCTCGGTCCCGGCAGGAGTGGGAACACTCGCGGTCTGGGCCTGCGCCCCGACCACGAATGCCCCCACCAACAGGCTGGGAAGCAGCAGAGCTAGGGAGGTGTGTTTCAAAACGGGTCAACTCCTCGGGAGGGAACTCTGGAAAGGGGGTGGGACGCTTGGTGCGCGGAAAACTGGCAAAAAAGAGTCTGATGTTGGAAGAGGGCGCACCCCACGGGGGAGGTGGGATGCGCCGGGAGAGGGGTTACTTGATGGTGACCGTGAAGTTGACCGTCAGCGTCTGGTTGGGCTCGAGGGTATCGGCGGCAGTGATGGTGTTGTCGTTGTTGCTGTCGATCGCCACGTCCACACGCGTGACTGCGCTCAGCGCGATGGTCGGCGTCTTGCTGTCCTGCCAGGCGCCGCCATTGAAGCGGTACATCACCTTGGCCGTACCGCTCAGGGCAGGGTTGGCGACCTCGCCCAACACGCTCTTGAAGGTGCCATACTGGAAGACGTTGGTGGTTTTGCTGCTGTAGCTGCCGTCCTGCTCGGTCAGGATGAAGTTCTTGACCGGGGTGTTGTAGTTGTTCTTGGCGACAATCCGGTAGGTCAGGTCGTTGCCAGGGACGACGGCGGCGGTGCTCGTCTTGGTCTTCTGGATGGTGATCGCGGTGCCCGCCACGACGCCCACCGTGATGGTGTCGTTGGTGTCGGTCGCGATCAGGCCGCTGCCGCTGCTCACGGTCTGGTTCAGGGTCACCGTCTGGGTGAGCACGTTGGCGGGGACCTTCACCTGCGCGATCACGCAGGCCGTTTCGCCCGCAGCAATCGTCACGCCCGGCGAGGTGATGACGGTGGCGTTGTCCGCGGTTCCGTCACAGGTTGCGTCGAGCAGGTACTCGACCGGGACGGACGTGGGAGTCTGCGAGCCTTTTTCGTCTACCACCGTGAAGCTCAGGTTCGGAGCACTGGGGAAGAACGTGTCCGAACCTCCGCCGGTGTTCTTAATCTCCATCGGGAAGGTCACGGTCTGGCCCCCCGTGGTCGTGACCGACCGGGTGACCACCGTGTTGACCGGGTCAGTTGCCCTGTCGTCGTCGCTGTCACCAAACAGGAACCCCGGCACGTTCACGATGTTGGTGGTCGTGTCTTCAGCGGTGGTGTCCGCGTCGCTGACACTGTCGATGCCCACGGTGACGCTCTGGGCACCGGCGGTGGCGGCGTGGGTCACCACCGTGCGGAAGTCAGCGCTGGCGTCTACCGCGACGCCGCGGATCGTGGGCAGCTCACCCTCCAAGATGTAGGTGAGCCCGCCGATGATTTCCCCGGCCGTCGTGAACGGATTGCCGTTGGCCGTCTGGAAGGTGACGCCACTGGGGCCGGACAGCACGAACGCGTCGGTCGCCGCGCCCTTGTTCTTCAGCGTGTTGATGAAGGTGGTGGTGGTGTCGTTTGCCTTCACCGCGGCCGTCTGAACGTCGCCGCTGCGGGTGATGGTCGTGTTGGCGTCCACCGGGTCGGCGTACGTTCCCGTCGCTCCCGCTTCAGGCGCACCACTCGGGCCGACAACGGCCACCGGGGTGTAGACCACGACGGCGCTGTACTGGAGGAAGGGCGAGGTGTTTTGCGCCTCGGTGACACTGGGGTTCGTGGTGCCGTTCCAGATTTTGCCGGTGCCGACCGGAGTCGCGCCCACTGTACCCCCCTTGGTAGAACCAGTCGGAACGGTGTACACCAGCCAGAACTCTTTGACCCCATCGGCGGCGAGCGAAACCGAGGACAGGGCCGTGGCGCCGTCTACCGCCGCCTTCTGCGTGGAAGTCAGCGTGGCGAAGTTCCCCGTCACGCTCAGCACCGAAGCGTCTACCAGCTTGGCCCCCGTGGCTCCTGCCGGTGCCAGGGTGATGGTCTGGGTGTCGTTGCCGGTGTTGACGACCTGATACTTGAAGGCGACCGTGTCGCCCTGGTTGGCCGTTTTCTTGTATTCGGCAGGGAGGGTGGAGGTCGCCGTGCCCGTCGTGGCGCTGTCGCTGTTGGCCACGCTGCCCACGTAGGTCACGTTGAAGCTCGACTTGTCCGACACTGTGGTGACGACCTCGTTGGACGTCTGGCTGCTGGTGGTGTTGCCAGTGGGATCGCTGGGGTCCTGGAAGCTCGCCGTCGCGGTGTTCTTGATCTGGGTGTTGGCGGGCGTACCCACCGCTCCCGCCACTCCCACTGCCAGCGCCACAGCCAGAGCCACAATCTTCGTATTCACTTTCATCTTCTTCTCCTTGGATTCGCTTCGGGCGTCGTGGCCCGGTGACGACTGATGGGTGTTACTTCACCTGCACGCGGAAGCCGAGCGTCTTCTCGGTGCCGGCAGGTAGGGCGGCGATGGTCCAGCGCACCGCCTGGTACTCGCCCGGCTTGACCTCAACCTCGCGGGTCACGGCCTTGCCGTTCTCGGTCACGGTGATCTTTTTCTTGAGGGGGGCGGGGGCAAAGGTCTTGCCGCCGTCGATGGAGTACTCGGTGCGGACGCCTGCGGCAGCGCTTCCATCTGGCGCGACGTACACGTGACCCGCCGGAACCGGCAGCTTCACGGCGACGTTTGCCAGCGTGCGGGCGCTGACGTTGCGGGCGGTGACAGTCTGTGCGAGCAGGTCGCCGGGGCGGACCTTGGTGTAGTTCGGCGTGCGCTTTTCGGTCGCCTTGCCGTCCACCTGAACGGTCTGAATCAGCGACTGGGCGAGGTCGAGCACCAGGGGCGAGGCGCCCTGGGCCAGGGCCAGGCCGGGCAGCGCGAGCAGGAGGGGAAGGGTCAGGCGATTCATATCAGCGGCTCTCTCCTTGGCAGGAAGGGACGCCGACACGACAGACCGGCGCACGCTTCCCCTGGGTGGGGGGTCCGTTTCGCCGGTCGCACCACTGGCTCCTCATGCGGCAGGTGCCCGAAATACACCGCATGGCTCTACGCCCGAAACGACAGCAAGGTATTCAGCAAGCCATAACAGTTCCCTTACGTGATTTCTAGGAACTCTCATTAGATTCTCATTTGTAGGATGGTGATGCGGCGATTTGGTCCGGGGGCGTCCCTGTTACAAACCGTTGGAGCTGGGCACGCCATGCTGTCGCGTACGGAGGTCACCGGTATGGCGCGTGTCACGCGGTACAGCAAGTTCGAGGGCGAACTCGACCAGCTCGACTCCAGCGAGCTGATGCAGATGATTCAGGAAGCGCTGCTGGGGCAGGGCATGAACGATCCCTACGACCCCGATCCCAACGCCCGGCCCAGCATGGACGACCTCTTCGACGCGATTCTGGAGGCACTGGCCGACCGGGGCATGATCCCGGAAGAGCAGCTTCTAGAAGCCCTGCAAGCCGACGACGTGCGCGAGACGCCGCTGGGTCAGCAAATCGAGCGGCTGATGGACAAGCTCCAGCAGGACGGCTTTATTCGCAAGGAGTTCGACGAGGAGCCGGGACAGGGCGGCCAGGGCCAGAGCGGCGAGTCGCGCTTTCAGCTCACTGACAAGAGCATTGACTTTCTGGGCTACAAGAGCCTGCGCGACCTGATGGGCGGCCTGGGCAGAAGCAGCGCGGGCGCCCACGACACCCGCGAGTACGCCTCAGGCGTCGAGATGACGGGCGAACTCAAGAACTACGAGTTCGGGGACACCCTCAACCTCGATACGACGGCCACGCTGGGCAACATCATGGGCAAAGGCTTCGACGCGCTCGAGGAATCCGACCTCGTGATCCGGCAGGCTGAATACAACTCGTCGGCGGCGACCGTGGTGCTGCTGGACTGCTCGCACTCCATGATCCTGTACGGCGAGGACCGCTTCACGCCCGCCAAGCAGGTCGCGCTCGCGCTGGCGCACCTGATCCGCACCCAGTACCCCGGCGACACGGTCAAGTTCGTGCTCTTCCACGACTCGGCCGAGGAAGTGCCCGTCGCCAAGCTCGCGCAGGCACAGATCGGGCCGTACCATACGAACACGGCGGGGGGCCTGCGGCTCGCGCAGCAGCTCCTGAAGCGCGAGAACAAGGACATGAAGCAGATCGTGATGATCACCGACGGCAAGCCCTCGGCCCTCACGCTGCCCGACGGCCGCATCTATAAAAACGCCTATGGCCTCGACCCCTACGTGCTGGGCGCCACTCTGCGCGAGGTCGCCAACTGCCGCCGCTCGGGCATCCAGGTCAACACCTTCATGCTGGCCCGCGACCCCGAACTCGTGGGCTTCGTCCGGCGCGTCTCCGAGATGACGAAGGGCAAGGCCTACTTCACGACGCCGCAGAACATCGGCCAGTACGTGCTGATGGATTTCGTGACGAACAAGACGAAGCTGGTGAATTAGGCGGAAGGCTGAAAGCAGAAGGCAGATGGCTCATGATTCACGGCCATCTGCCTTCTGCCTTAGACCTTCTGCCCTCCCCTACCCCATCTTCACGAACATCGGCGGCTTCAGGCCCACCATCCGGGCCATAACCCAGACCTGGCCCTTGTGGTGGGCCTCGTGGCCGATCAGGGAGTCAAGCAGGGCGGCGACGGGCATCTCGCGGCCCCCGAAGGCCGGAACGCGGCGGGCGAGGTCCTCGGGGCTCAGGGCAGCGATGGCGGCGGAGACCTGATCGGTCGTCTGGCGCAGGCGCTCGCGCACCTCGGCCACGCTGGCGCTGCCGTCGCCGGGCGCGGGGCGCTGGGGGGCCTGCCCGGCGATCATGGCGAGCATCATCGCGCTGCTGGCCGCGAGGTGGTCGGCCTGACCGATCAGGCTCATGCCGCCCTCCCACGCGGCGAAGGTGCCGTGCTCCTCGGGCAGCTCGGCATACAGGTCCATCAGGGCCTCGCGGTGCATTCGGAAGGTGCGGGCGTGCAGTTCGGCCGGGTTCATAGGCATGGGCCAAGGATAAGGCAGTCGGCGGGCCTCAGGGCCTGCGCCGCAACTCGTCGCGAATCTCGGCCAGCAGCTTTTCCTCGTTGCTAGGTTCGGCGACCGGCGGCTTCTGCCCCCGCCCGAAGCGTTCGTTGATCCGGTTAACCGGCGTGACCACCAGGAAATACAGCACGGCCGCCACGATCAGGAAGTTCAGTAGCGCGGTGATGAAGGCGCCGTAGTCGAAGACGGCCCCATTCAGCGTGAAGGTGCCGCCCACCTGTGCCCCGCCCCCCGTGACCGCCTTGATCAGCGGGTTGATGAAGCTGTTCGAGAAGGCGGTGACGATGCCCGTGAACGCCGCCCCAATCACCACACCGACCGCGAGATCCACCACATTGCCGCGCAGCACGAAGTCCCGGAAGCCCTGAAGCATGCCCCAGCTTGCCACGAGGCGCAGGTCCTAGCAACGTAGGCACTAGGACGGGGCTTACGCCTGACCCCGGCTCTCCTTGACCGCGTGGGCGCTCATGCCCCACTGGTGCCCGCTGCTCTGCACGCCGTCCAGCACCACGCGGGCGAGTTCGCCCAGGGTGGCCCCGCCGGGGCGCACGTCCATGCGGAACTCGGTTCGCAGCTCGGTCAGGCTGGTGTCGTCCAGCATCAGCTCGGTGCCGTAGCGCAGGGTGGTCGGCGGCACGATCAGGAGGTCGGCCTCGCCCGGCTTGACCGCGTGCCGGAAGCATCGCCCGGTCAGCAGGCCCGCAACGGTCGTGACCTTGCCGAAGGTCTTGTTCTCCACCGCGCGGACCTCCAGCTCCAGCCCCTCGATCTGGCGCAGCGGCTCCACGGCCCGGTCGAGCGACTCGGCGAACAGCAGCCCCGTCCCCAGAATCACCTTGCGGGGCGCAGGCAGCGCGGCGGGCAGCTCGGGCAGCCCCTCGGTCAGGAAGTCGCGGATCATGCCCACGCCGTTTTCCAGCATGGGGAAGCCCTCGTATTCCTCCTCGGTGGGGAGGGGCTCGCCTGCCAGGAGGTACAGCTCGTCGGAGGGGAAGACGAAGCGGGTGCCGCGCTCCGCCAGGAACTGCCGCCGCCAGCTGTTCAGGCGGGCGAGCGTGTCCTGCGCCTCCTCGCGCGTGAAGGTCCGCACGTCGGGAAGGTTCTTGCGGTGCCCGGTCAGGCCGATGGGCACGACCGCCGCCGAGATCACGTTGGGGCGGCTCGACAAATATTCCACCGTGTCGTCGAGATGCTCGCCGTCGTTGCGGCCAGGCACGAGGACGATCTGGGTGTACAGGTCGATGGGTTCGAGCCGCTCGATCATGCCGCGAATCTGCACGGCCTGGGGGTCCTTGACCTTGAGCTTCCACCACTTCATCAGATCCTGGCGGAGGTCCTGGTTGGCCGTATGGACCGACACGTACAGCGGCGAGAGGTTCTCGTCGAGGATGCGGTTGATGTCGCCCTCGGTCAGGTTGGTCAGCGTGACGAAGGAGCCGTACAGGAAGGACAGGCGGTAGTCGTCGTCCATGATGTAGAGGCTCTTGCGAAAGCCGCGCGGCATCTGGTGGACGTAGCAGAAGTCGCACTTGTTGGCACACTTCTTGATGCCGTCGAACAGCACTTCCTCGAAGTCGAGGCCGGGGTCCTCCCACTCCACCGCGAAGGTGAAGGTGGGCGCCGCCGGGTCGTATTCCAGGCGGTGGTGGTCCTGCGCCACGCCGAGGACGCCGGACAGGACCGAGGGCCGCTCCACCGGGCGGCTGATTTCCAACTCGGCCCGCCCCTGCGACAGCAGATGGCGGTAGGCCAGCACGTCGGTCACGGATTCGCCGTTCACCCGGATCAGCAGGTCGCCGGGGCGCACGCCCGCCCGTTCGGCGGGGCTGCCCGGTTCCACGGTCTTGATCGGTGCGGGAAACACCTCGGTCGGTTGCGGTCTGGCTTCGGCTGCGGTCACGTCATCCCCCTGTGCGGGACACGTCAAGGCCCCGGTTAAACGGGGAAGTTTAACAGGTGGGGGCGGGGGGCGGGTGTGACAGGCGTCCCGGTTGGGGTGGCTAGCCCTCCCCCATCAGCGCCGCCAGCCCCCGTGAGGCCACGTCCCGGACGCTGTAACTCATGTAGGGCGTGAGTTCCGTCTCGTCGGGGTTGACCTCGATCACCACGCCGCCCGCCCGTCGCGTTTCCAGCGCGAGGCCTGCCGCCGGGTAGACCTGCCCGCTGGTGCCCACGATCAGGGCCACGTCCGCTTTCTCGAAGGCGCGGGTGGCGGCCTCCAGCGCCAGCTCGGGCAGAAACTCCCCGAACCAGACGATGTTGGGGCGCATCCGGGCACCGCACACTGGGCAAGTCGGCGGGGGCGTGAAGGTGTTCGGCTCGGGCAGGGGCGCGACCGTCCCGCACGCCTCGCAGCGGGCGGTGCTCAGGTTGCCGTGCAACTCCACGAGGCGCTCGCTGCCCGCCCGCGCGTGCAGGCCGTCCACGTTCTGGGTGGCGAGGAAGAAGCCGTCGCCCTTGTCCCGCTCCAGCCAGGCGAGGAGGTGGTGGCCTTCGTTGGGCTGCGCGTGGGTCACGTTCCGGTAGCGACCCGCGTACCACTCCCAAACCATTTTCGGGTCGCGGCGGTACGCCTCCGGGCTGGCGAGGTCCTCGGGGCGAAAGCGTGCCCAGTGCCCGGTCTGCGCGTTGCGGAAGGTGGGGATGCCGCTCTCGGCGCTCACGCCCGCGCCCGTCAGGACGGCCACGCGGCGGGCGGCTGCGAGGGCGGCGCGGGCCTGTTCCAGGGTCATAGGGTCAGCCTACTCTGGAACCTCCAGAAACTCGGGCGGCACGGCCTCGGCCAGCCACACCCCGTTCTCGCTGCGGTAGAAGGGGTGCCCGGCCTCGTACATCCGCCCGGCCTGCACGGTCAGCACGACGGACCTTCCCCGCCGCGCCCCGACCTGCCGCGCTGTCGCCTCGTCGCGGGAGAGGTGGACGTGGTGACGGCCCATCGGCTTGAGGCCCCCGGCGCGGATCGCGTCCAGCACGCCCGCATGGGTCCCGTGGTACAGCAGGGGCGGCGGCACGGTCAGCGGCAACCGCAGGTCCACGTCCACGCTGTGGCCCTGATTGGCGCGGATGCGGTCGCCCTGGAGGGTGTAGCGCCCCTTGCGGTCGGCGGCGACCACCCGCTCCAGCCGGGGCCGGGACACCCGCAGGGTCCGCAGCACGGCGTCCACGGGTGCCCAGCCGCCCGGCTCCAGCGTCACATTCATCTTCTCGGGCGCGTGCCGCAGCAGGTAGGAGAGGCGGCGGGAGAGTTGCTCGTCGGTCATGCCCCATTGTCCAGGCCAGAAAGCAGCTCTGCTGGAGTGGGACGCGGTAGGCTGACGGGCGTGACCACAACCCATACCGATACGGCCTGGGCTGAACTCCAGACCCGGTTTCAGGAACTCGCCGACCTCGGCGGCATCGGCTCGCTGCTGGGGTGGGACCAGAGCACCTATCTGCCCGCCGGGGCCGCCGCCGGACGCTCGCGGCAACGGGCGCTGCTCTCGCGGCTGCGTCACGAGCGGGCGACCGACCCGGCCTACGGGCGGCTGCTTGAACACCTCGGCGGACGCGGCGACCTTTCCCCTGTTCAGGCCCGCATGGTCGCAGTGGCCCGCAAGGACTTTGAGGAGGCGACCCGCTTTCCCGCCGCCTTTGTCGCCGCGTGGAGTCAGCACGGCGGCGAGAGCTACTCGGCGTGGACGGGGGCGCGGCCGGGGAACGACTTCGCGCGGATGGTGCCCTACCTGGAGAAGTCGCTGGACCTGAGCCTGCAAGCGGCGAGCTACTTCCCCGAATTTTCCGACCCGATGGACTACTTCATCGACCAGTCCGACGAGGGCATGACCGCCGCGCAGGTGGGCGAGGTCTTCGCGGCGCTCAGGGAGGCGCTGGTCCCGATGGTGGACGCCGTGACCGGGGCCGAGGCGCCCCGCACCGACTTTCTGGCCCGACACTACCCCGGCGCCGACCAGCTCGCCTTCGGGGAGAGCGTGATCCGTGATTACGGGTACGACTTCACCCAGGGGCGGCAGGACCTCACCCACCACCCCTTCATGACCCGGCTGGGCGGGCAGGACGTACGGATCACCACGCGGGTGAAGGACAACGACCCCACCGAAGCGCTGTACTCCACCCTGCACGAGTCTGGCCACGCGATGTACGAGCAGGGCGTGGCGGAAGACCTTCTGGGCACGCCCCTCGGCGGCGGCGTCAGCGCCGGGGTCCACGAGAGCCAGTCGCGGCTGTGGGAGAACCTCGTGGGGCGCAGCCGGGCGTTCTGGGCGGCGTACTTCGGCAAGTTCCGGGACGCCTTCCCGGAGCAGCTCGCGGACGTGACCGAGGAGGAGATGCACCGCGCCTCCAACGTGGTCGCCCGCTCGCTGATCCGCACCGACGCCGATGAGCTGACCTACAACCTGCACGTCATCACCCGCTTTGAGCTGGAACGCGAGCTTCTGTCGGGGCGGCTGGCAGTGCGCGACCTCGCGGACGCGTGGCACGCCGCCTACGAGACGAACCTGGGCCTGCGGGCCGAGAGCGACGTGAACGGCGTCTTGCAAGACGTGCACTGGTACTTCGGGAGCATTGGCGGGGCCTTCCAGGGCTACACGCTGGGGAACGTGCTCAGTGCCCAGTTCTACGCGGCGGCCGAACGGGTCAATCCCGGCCTGGAAGGCGACATCGCCCGCGCCGACTTCGGGCGGCTGCACGGCTGGCTGCGCGAGAACGTGTACGCGCATGGTCGCCGCTACACGCCGAACGAGTTGCTGGAACGGGCGACCGGACAGGGCATGACGGTGGAGCCGTACCTGAAGTACCTGCGCGAGAAGTACGGAGCGCTGTACGGCGTGACGCTGTAAGGCAGGGCAGGCGGGCGGCGGACACGAGGCTCCGCCGCCCTCTCCCCTTGTCCTACCGCAAGTGTCCCAGCCGTGCCCCCTTCGTCGCCAGATACCCCGCGTTGTGCGCGTTCTGGCCGACATGCAGCGGCACCCGCTCCACGACCTCCAGCCCGAAGCCGCCCAGCGAGTGCAGCTTGCGGGGGTTGTTGGTCAGGACGCGCAGGCGCCGGGCGCCCAGCAGATGCAGCATCTGGGCGCCGATGCCGAAGTCGCGGGCGTCGGCGGGGAAGCCGAGTTGCAGGTTGGCGTCCACCGTGTCGGCCCCGCCGTCTTGCAGGGCGTAGGCGCGAATCTTGTTCAGCAGGCCGATGCCCCGGCCCTCCTGACGCAGGTAGACGAGGACGCCCCGGCCCTCCTCGGCGATGGCCCGCAGCGCCGCGTCCCGCTGCGGCCCGCAGTCGCAGCGCAGCGAGTGGAAGGCGTCCCCGGTCAGGCACTCGGAGTGGACCCGCACCAGCAGCGGCGTTTCATCCACCTCACCCATCACGAGGGCGACGTGCTCGGCCCCCGACAGGCTGTCCTCAAACCCGACCAGCCGGAACTCGCCGTACTCGGTGGGCAACTTCGCCTCGGCCGCCACCCGCAAGAAGGGATCGTGTTCCATCCGGTAGGCGATCAGGGCCTCGATGGACCCGACCAACAGCGAGTGCCGCTCCCCGAAGGCGAGGAGGTCGGGCAGGCGCAGCATCTCGCCGCTGTCGCCCATGATCTCGCAGATCACGCCCGCAGGCGCGAACCCCGCGAGCCGGGCGAGGTCGCAGCCCGCCTCGGTGTGCCCGGCGCGGCGCAGGACGCCACCGGGCCGCGCGACCAGCGGGAAGATGTGCCCCGGACGGCGGAAATCGGCGGGGGTCGCGGCGGGGTCGGCCAGTGCCCCGATGGTCGCCGCGCGGTCGTAGGCGCTGATGCCGGTGGAGTTGCTGACATGGTCCACGCTGACCGTGAAGGCGGTGCCGTTGGGGTCGGTGCCCGAGCGCACCATCGGCGCGAGGTTCAGCTCGGCGGCCCGCTCGGGGAGCAGGGTCACGCAGATCAATCCCCGGCCCTCCCGCGCCATGAAGTTGACCCACTCCGGGGTGGCGGTCTCGGCGGGCATCAGCAGGTCGCCCTCGTTCTCGCGGCCCTCGTCGTCCACCAGGATGACCGGGCGCCCGGCCCGCAACTCGGCCAGCAGGTCGGGGATGGAGGCCAGGGTCACCGCGCCACCTCCGGCTGCCCGAAGTCACGCATCAGCAGCAGCCGCTCCACGTACTTCGCTATCTGGTCGGCCTCCAGATTGACCACCGTGCCGGGGCGCCAGTCGCCCAGGGTAGTGACCTCCAGCGTGTGCGGCACCAGCCAGAGGGTGAACTCGTCTTCTCTCAGGTCCGCGCGGCTGCCGCCGGGGCCGCCCGTGTCCACGACGGTGAGGCTCACGCCGTCCACCGTGACGCTCCCCTTGGGGACAAGGTAGCGGGCCAGATGCGGCGCGGCGCGGACGCGCAGGGTGTAGGCGCCGGGCTCCTCGCGCCTCTCCAGAATCTCGCCTGTCCCGTCCACATGCCCGCTCACCACATGGCCCCCGAAGCGGCCCGAGGCGGTCATCGCCCGCTCAAGGTTGAGCCGGGCGCCGACTCCCCAGTGCGGGGCAGTCTTGGCGAGCGTCTCACGGCTGAGGTCCACCCTAAAGCCCGTGTCATCCCAGCCCGTCACGGTCAGGCAGGTGCCCGAGCAGGCGATGGACTCGCCGAGCGCGAGGTCGGACCACATCCGCTCCGGCGTGACGGTGAGGGTAAGGGTGCCATTGTGCTCGGCGGCGTGCGTGACGCGGCCAACCTGTTCCACGATTCCGGTGAACATCAGAGGTCTCCTCCCGCGCTCAGGCGGGGAATGTCGTGCAGCAGGCCCGAGATCAGGACATCCGGGCCGAGGGGTTCAACGTGGGGGTCGCGCAGGGCGGCGGCGTGGCCCATGCCCCGCGCGGGACTGTTTAGCGGAGGAAGGCCCGCGCCGAGCAGTTTCGGGGCGATCAATGCCCGCACCTCGTCAATGAGCCCAGCCGCGAACAGGGCGCTCGCCAGAGTGGGGCCGCCCTCCAGCAGCAGGCTGGAGAGGTTCAGGCGGCCCAGCCCATGCAGCGCGTCGGGCAGGCCGGTGACCCGCAGCACGTGGGCGCCCCGGTCTTCCAGGGCGCGGGTGTCGGCTTCGGGGGCAGTCACGAGGAGGGTGCCGGGACGCAGTGCACGGGCGCTGAGCGGCGTGCGGGCGCGGGAGTCAAAGATGACCGGGCGGGGATCGCGCCCCCCCTCCACCCCGCGTGTGGTGAGTCGGGGGTCGTCGGCCAGGACGGTGCCAATGCCCACGGCGATGGCGTCCGCCTCGTCGCGCCAGCGCATGACCCACGCCCGCGCTTCAGCGGAGGTGACGGCCCCATTCGCCTCGCCCGCCGCCGCGACCTTGCCGTCCAGCGTCACCGCGTACTTGTAGGTCACCCAGGGCCGCCCCCG is a window of Deinococcus terrestris DNA encoding:
- a CDS encoding bifunctional 3,4-dihydroxy-2-butanone-4-phosphate synthase/GTP cyclohydrolase II produces the protein MTLASIPDLLAELRAGRPVILVDDEGRENEGDLLMPAETATPEWVNFMAREGRGLICVTLLPERAAELNLAPMVRSGTDPNGTAFTVSVDHVSNSTGISAYDRAATIGALADPAATPADFRRPGHIFPLVARPGGVLRRAGHTEAGCDLARLAGFAPAGVICEIMGDSGEMLRLPDLLAFGERHSLLVGSIEALIAYRMEHDPFLRVAAEAKLPTEYGEFRLVGFEDSLSGAEHVALVMGEVDETPLLVRVHSECLTGDAFHSLRCDCGPQRDAALRAIAEEGRGVLVYLRQEGRGIGLLNKIRAYALQDGGADTVDANLQLGFPADARDFGIGAQMLHLLGARRLRVLTNNPRKLHSLGGFGLEVVERVPLHVGQNAHNAGYLATKGARLGHLR
- a CDS encoding riboflavin synthase; this encodes MFTGIVEQVGRVTHAAEHNGTLTLTVTPERMWSDLALGESIACSGTCLTVTGWDDTGFRVDLSRETLAKTAPHWGVGARLNLERAMTASGRFGGHVVSGHVDGTGEILERREEPGAYTLRVRAAPHLARYLVPKGSVTVDGVSLTVVDTGGPGGSRADLREDEFTLWLVPHTLEVTTLGDWRPGTVVNLEADQIAKYVERLLLMRDFGQPEVAR
- the ribD gene encoding bifunctional diaminohydroxyphosphoribosylaminopyrimidine deaminase/5-amino-6-(5-phosphoribosylamino)uracil reductase RibD yields the protein MALALAEAARGLGRTAPNPPVGCVLVRGDKVVGRGFHPRAGDPHAEVFALREAGERARGATAYVTLEPCSHFGRTPPCADALVTAGVGRVVVAALDPNPQVAGRGLARLREAGIPFTVGVGEAEALRQQSGFRSLVTRGRPWVTYKYAVTLDGKVAAAGEANGAVTSAEARAWVMRWRDEADAIAVGIGTVLADDPRLTTRGVEGGRDPRPVIFDSRARTPLSARALRPGTLLVTAPEADTRALEDRGAHVLRVTGLPDALHGLGRLNLSSLLLEGGPTLASALFAAGLIDEVRALIAPKLLGAGLPPLNSPARGMGHAAALRDPHVEPLGPDVLISGLLHDIPRLSAGGDL